Proteins encoded in a region of the Streptomyces sp. NBC_01471 genome:
- a CDS encoding helix-turn-helix domain-containing protein, translating into MARAVQTACRHAQTDLKSQKAIAEKLGYAESTLSAYLQVTKIPSPETLDSLWKLVPERAVIKGIRSRRGALNRVELFETWAKAEAARRLRRNRSRISALQAKEKAGARAGGTSAGAQAGGLAAAAHPPEPSARPAVLGLHQKVQLRYHRARLLASRANATLEIGTLTADTVLPVPRSEGDRQHEHATKPSWLGIEELLRHFQERPDGAGARPILDHVAVQYDPSALLNAVLSIRAEGLHPAADSVLTNAGTARSPNSVMPIVAAFLEADRPDDAAILVRASLHRTSS; encoded by the coding sequence TTGGCGCGTGCCGTACAGACCGCGTGCCGTCATGCGCAGACAGACCTCAAGAGTCAGAAGGCCATCGCTGAGAAGCTCGGGTACGCCGAGAGCACCCTCTCCGCCTATCTCCAGGTCACGAAGATCCCCAGCCCTGAAACGCTGGACAGCCTCTGGAAACTGGTGCCTGAGCGGGCTGTGATCAAAGGCATCAGGAGCAGACGGGGGGCGCTCAACCGTGTCGAGCTGTTTGAGACGTGGGCTAAGGCCGAGGCTGCCCGACGACTGCGGCGCAACCGCTCACGCATCTCTGCCCTCCAAGCCAAGGAGAAGGCGGGGGCGAGGGCGGGCGGAACTTCCGCCGGGGCACAAGCCGGAGGCCTTGCGGCGGCGGCCCATCCCCCAGAGCCGTCAGCAAGGCCGGCCGTTCTGGGTCTTCACCAGAAGGTTCAGCTGCGCTATCACCGCGCCCGCCTGCTTGCCAGCAGGGCGAACGCCACCCTGGAAATCGGCACTCTCACTGCCGACACAGTGTTGCCGGTCCCCCGCTCGGAGGGGGACCGGCAACACGAGCATGCCACCAAGCCATCGTGGCTGGGGATTGAGGAGTTGCTGAGGCACTTTCAGGAGAGGCCCGACGGCGCGGGAGCCAGGCCGATCCTGGATCACGTCGCTGTGCAGTATGACCCTTCGGCCCTCCTGAACGCTGTGCTCTCGATCCGGGCAGAGGGTCTGCATCCTGCGGCCGATTCTGTCCTCACCAACGCGGGCACAGCGCGGTCCCCCAACAGCGTCATGCCGATCGTCGCCGCCTTCCTTGAGGCCGACCGCCCGGACGACGCGGCGATCTTGGTACGCGCATCACTGCACCGCACCTCGTCATAG
- a CDS encoding DUF397 domain-containing protein: protein MQSPTSTSYIPSDAWFKSSYSGASTTECVEAAAAPGVTALRDSKNPLGPRLAFGIPAWASFVAALRSGRID from the coding sequence ATGCAGAGTCCCACCAGCACCTCGTACATACCGTCCGACGCCTGGTTCAAGTCCTCGTACAGCGGAGCCAGCACGACCGAGTGCGTCGAAGCCGCCGCGGCGCCCGGAGTGACCGCGCTGCGCGACAGCAAGAACCCCCTGGGCCCCCGGCTCGCCTTCGGCATACCTGCCTGGGCCAGTTTCGTGGCCGCCCTGCGAAGCGGCCGAATCGACTGA
- a CDS encoding helix-turn-helix domain-containing protein → MSVRTTTRRRQLGSMMRKLRARRGMTLEEAGRLVAVSKATISRYETQEGPVKWPVVDALCREYGASDAERNALVSLAKDARKQGWWNTFSDSIPETMNLLLTLEDEALREDHFNCLYVPGLLQTRHYTEAVQHASEMRLPAEETRRLVDIRMKRQEILARDKTLHLWAILDESVIRRVVGSREVMKEQLSHLLRANESRDITLQVLPFSKGAHSAAMGSFVILGGAEPSLDVVYVDIHLGSLFMEKDDELDRYRLAFDYLRAQALDMAASSAMIERVLEEM, encoded by the coding sequence ATGTCAGTGCGGACCACTACGAGACGACGCCAACTGGGCTCCATGATGCGCAAGTTGCGTGCGCGCAGGGGAATGACCCTGGAGGAGGCCGGGCGACTGGTCGCGGTGTCGAAGGCGACCATCAGCCGGTACGAGACTCAGGAAGGGCCAGTGAAGTGGCCCGTCGTGGACGCTCTCTGCCGTGAGTACGGAGCCAGCGACGCCGAACGCAACGCCCTCGTATCGCTCGCGAAAGACGCCAGGAAGCAGGGGTGGTGGAACACCTTCTCCGATTCCATTCCGGAGACCATGAACCTTCTGCTCACCCTTGAGGACGAGGCGCTGCGCGAAGACCACTTCAACTGTCTCTACGTGCCAGGTCTTCTTCAGACCCGTCATTACACAGAAGCCGTGCAGCACGCCTCGGAGATGCGGCTGCCGGCCGAAGAGACCAGGCGGCTCGTGGACATCCGCATGAAGCGCCAGGAGATCCTTGCACGGGACAAGACACTGCATCTCTGGGCGATCCTCGACGAGTCAGTGATCCGCCGCGTCGTCGGCTCGCGCGAGGTGATGAAGGAACAGCTCAGCCATCTGCTTCGCGCCAATGAGTCCCGGGACATCACCCTCCAGGTCCTGCCGTTCTCCAAGGGCGCCCACTCGGCGGCCATGGGCAGTTTCGTGATCCTCGGCGGTGCGGAACCGAGCCTGGACGTCGTCTACGTCGATATCCATCTCGGCTCGCTCTTCATGGAGAAGGATGACGAACTGGACCGGTACAGACTTGCGTTTGATTACCTTCGGGCCCAAGCGTTGGACATGGCAGCGTCATCCGCCATGATCGAGCGAGTTCTTGAGGAGATGTGA
- a CDS encoding ATP-binding protein: MYGDNVTEPRLRCVLPFEAVPAELCVLRKAVREQLACWGALGLSDAIQLAVTELATNVIKHVGTGAPTTLVMELGGGRIRVELHDTSHVVPTVAEPDCGAECGRGLHLLAGLAAAWGIILTAAGKAVWCEMALEPSRHCARLQRAAVVLAEYRRAGGSPPTAVPVRAVLEESVTGVIADLLHWLATEGGEPDDALDRALMRYEAEVDAAA, translated from the coding sequence ATGTACGGCGACAACGTCACTGAACCCCGGCTCCGCTGCGTCCTGCCTTTCGAGGCGGTGCCGGCGGAACTTTGCGTACTGAGAAAAGCGGTGCGTGAGCAACTCGCTTGCTGGGGTGCCCTCGGTCTGTCGGATGCGATTCAGCTCGCGGTCACCGAACTGGCGACGAACGTCATCAAACACGTCGGCACCGGGGCGCCAACGACCCTCGTTATGGAGTTGGGCGGCGGCCGCATCCGCGTGGAGCTCCACGACACAAGCCATGTCGTACCCACGGTGGCGGAGCCAGATTGCGGTGCTGAGTGCGGTCGTGGCCTCCATCTCCTGGCCGGCCTGGCCGCAGCGTGGGGCATCATCCTGACCGCGGCGGGCAAAGCAGTGTGGTGCGAGATGGCGCTGGAGCCGTCACGCCATTGCGCTCGACTGCAGCGTGCCGCGGTGGTCCTGGCGGAGTACCGCCGCGCCGGCGGAAGCCCGCCAACCGCCGTGCCGGTCCGGGCGGTTTTAGAAGAGTCAGTCACCGGCGTCATTGCGGACCTGCTCCACTGGCTCGCCACTGAGGGCGGGGAGCCAGACGATGCTCTCGACCGGGCGCTCATGCGGTACGAAGCAGAGGTGGACGCGGCGGCTTGA